A genomic stretch from Capricornis sumatraensis isolate serow.1 chromosome 4, serow.2, whole genome shotgun sequence includes:
- the GLI1 gene encoding zinc finger protein GLI1 isoform X2 — protein MFNSMTPPPVSSYGEPCCLRPLPSQGAPSMGTEVKLTKKRALSISPLSDASLDLQTVIRTSPSSLVAFINSRCASPGGSYGHLSIGTMSPSLGFSPQMNHQKGTSPSFGVQPCGPHDPTQGGMMPHPQSQGPLPTCQLKSELGVLVNKCPEEPLEGDMSSPNSTSTQDPLLGMLDGREDLEREEKPEPDSVYETDCRWDGCSQEFDSQEQLVHHINSEHIHGERKEFVCHWGGCSRELRPFKAQYMLVVHMRRHTGEKPHKCTFEGCRKSYSRLENLKTHLRSHTGEKPYMCEHEGCSKAFSNASDRAKHQNRTHSNEKPYVCKLPGCTKRYTDPSSLRKHVKTVHGPDAHVTKRHRGDGPLPRAPALSSVEPKRERDGGPIREESRLTVPEGAMKPQPSPGAQSSCSSDHSPAGSAANTDSGVEMTGNAGGSTEDLSSLDEGPCLAGTGLSTLRRLENLRLDQLHQFRPMGPRGLKLPSLTHTGTPGSRRLGPPVSLDHRSSSSSSVSSAYTVSRRSSLASPFPPGSPPENGASSLPGLTPAQHYLLRARYASARGGGTPPTAAPSLDRTGALPAPPWRSRAEYPGYNPNVGVTRRASDPARSVDRPAPARVQRFKSLGCVHSPPTVVGQNFDPQLPTSVYSPQPPSITENVSMDTRGLREEPEVGTSMMGSGLNPYMDFPPADTLGYGGPEAAAAEPYGARGPGSLPLGPGPPTNYGPSPCPPQVPYSEPTPETWSEFPSHSGLYSGPKAPAGAYSQCPRLEHYGQVQVKPEQGCPVGSDTTGLAPCLNAHPNEGPPRSQPLFSHYPQPPPPQYPQSGSYTQPSPDYLPSEARPGLDFESPTHSTGHLKAQLVCNYVQSQQELLWEGGGRGDPPVQEPLYQSPKFLGGSQVSSSPAKAPVATYGPGFAPNMPNHKPGSYPTPSCHENFAVGANKASHRAAAPPRLLPPLPACYGPLKAGGTNPSCGHPEVGRLGGGPALYPPPEGQVCNPLDSLDLDNTQLDFVAILDEAQGLSPPPSHDQRDSSEHTPPPSGTPNMAVGNMSVLLGSLPGETQFLNSSA, from the exons ATGTTCAACTCGATGACCCCACCACCAGTCAGTAGCTATGGCGAGCCCTGTTGTCTCCGGCCCCTCCCCAGTCAGGGGGCCCCCAGTATGGGGACAGAAG TCAAATTGACCAAGAAGCGGGCACTCTCCATCTCCCCTCTGTCAGACGCCAGCCTGGACCTGCAGACAGTTATCCGCACCTCGCCCAGCTCCCTTGTGGCCTTCATCAACTCACGCTGTGCATCTCCGGGAGGTTCCTATGGTCACCTCTCCATCGGCACCATGAG cccatctctgggattctcacCCCAGATGAACCACCAGAAAGGGACCTCGCCTTCTTTTGGGGTCCAGCCCTGTGGTCCCCATGACCCCACGCAGGGTGGGATGATGCCGCATCCTCAGTCCCAGGGACCCCTCCCAACTTGCCAG CTGAAGTCTGAGCTGGGTGTGCTGGTTAACAAGTGCCCAGAGGAGCCCTTGGAAGGTGATATGTCCAGTCCCAACTCCACGAGCACACAG GATCCACTGCTGGGGATGCTGGATGGGCGGGAGGAcctagagagagaagagaagcctGAGCCTGACTCTGTGTATGAGACTGACTGTCGCTGGGATGGCTGCAGTCAGGAATTTGACTCCCAGGAGCAGCTGGTGCAT CACATCAACAGTGAGCACATCCATGGAGAGCGGAAGGAGTTCGTGTGCCATTGGGGGGGCTGCTCCAGGGAGCTGAGGCCCTTCAAAGCCCAGTACATGCTGGTGGTGCACATGCGCAGACACACGGGCGAGAAGCCACATAAGTGCACG TTTGAGGGGTGCCGGAAGTCATACTCACGCCTGGAAAATCTGAAGACACACCTGCGGTCACACACTGGTGAGAAGCCATACATGTGTGAGCACGAGGGCTGCAGTAAAGCCTTCAGCAATGCCAGTGACCGAGCCAAGCATCAGAATCGGACCCACTCCAATGAG AAGCCCTACGTGTGTAAGCTCCCTGGCTGCACCAAACGCTACACAGATCCCAGCTCGCTCAGGAAACATGTCAAGACAGTACACGGTCCTGATGCCCACGTGACCAAGCGGCACCGAGGAGACGGCCCCCTGCCCCGGGCACCGGCTCTTTCCTCAGTGGAGCCCAAGAGGGAGCGGGATGGAGGCCCCATTAGGGAGGAGAGCAGACTGACTGTGCCGGAGGGTGCCATG AAGCCACAGCCGAGCCCTGGGGCCCAGTCGTCCTGCAGCAGTGACCACTCCCCAGCAGGCAGCGCGGCCAATACAGACAGTGGTGTGGAAATGACTGGAAATGCAGGGGGCAGCACGGAGGACCTGTCCAGCTTGGACGAGGGGCCTTGCCTTGCGGGAACTGGGCTGTCTACTCTTCGCCGCCTTGAGAACCTCAGGCTGGACCAGCTACATCAGTTCCGGCCGATGGGGCCCCGGGGCCTCAAACTGCCCAGCTTGACCCACACCG GCACTCCTGGCTCTCGCCGTCTGGGCCCCCCGGTATCTCTTGACCACcgcagcagcagctccagcagTGTCAGTTCAGCCTATACTGTCAGCCGCCGGTCCTCCCTTGCCTCCCCTTTCCCCCCCGGTTCCCCACCAGAGAATGGGGCATCCTCCCTGCCTGGCCTCACGCCTGCCCAGCACTACCTGCTCCGGGCCAGATATGCTTCAGCCAGGGGAGGTGGCACCCCTCCCACTGCAGCACCCAGCCTGGATCGGACAGGGGCTCTTCCTGCACCTCCCTGGAGAAGCCGAGCTGAGTATCCAGGATACAACCCTAACGTAGGGGTCACCCGGAGGGCCAGTGACCCAGCCCGGTCGGTTGACCGCCCTGCCCCAGCCAGAGTCCAGCGGTTCAAGAGTTTGGGCTGTGTCCACAGCCCCCCTACAGTGGTAGGACAGAACTTCGATCCCCAACTCCCAACCTCTGTCTACTCACCACAGCCCCCCAGCATCACTGAGAATGTCTCCATGGATACCAGAGGGCTTCGGGAGGAGCCAGAGGTTGGGACCTCCATGATGGGCAGTGGTCTGAACCCCTATATGGACTTTCCACCTGCCGATACTCTGGGATATGGAGGGCCTGAGGCAGCAGCAGCTGAGCCTTATGGAGCTAGAGGGCCCGGCTCCCTGCCTCTTGGGCCTGGCCCACCCACCAACTATGGCCCCAGCCCCTGTCCCCCGCAGGTTCCCTATTCTGAACCAACCCCAGAAACATGGAGTGAGTTCCCGTCCCACTCTGGGCTCTACTCAGGCCCCAAGGCTCCAGCTGGAGCCTACAGCCAGTGTCCTCGTCTTGAACATTATGGACAAGTGCAAGTGAAGCCAGAACAGGGGTGCCCCGTGGGTTCTGACACCACAGGACTGGCACCCTGCCTCAATGCCCACCCCAATGAGGGGCCTCCACGCTCACAGCCTCTGTTCTCCCACTACCCacagcctccccctccccagtaTCCCCAGTCAGGTTCCTATACCCAGCCATCTCCTGATTATCTGCCTTCAGAAGCCAGGCCCGGCCTGGATTTCGAGTCCCCCACTCATTCTACAGGACACCTCAAGGCGCAGCTTGTGTGTAATTATGTTCAGTCTCAACAGGAGCTGCtgtgggagggtgggggcaggggagacccCCCAGTCCAAGAACCTCTCTATCAGAGTCCCAAGTTTCTGGGGGGTTCCCAGGTCAGCTCAAGCCCTGCCAAGGCCCCAGTGGCCACATATGGACCTGGCTTTGCACCTAATATGCCCAATCACAAGCCAGGCTCCTATCCTACCCCTTCATGCCATGAAAATTTTGCAGTAGGGGCCAACAAAGCTTCCCATAGGGCAGCAGCACCACCCCGACTTCTACCCCCACTACCAGCTTGCTATGGGCCCCTCAAGGCAGGGGGCACCAATCCCAGCTGTGGCCATCCTGAGGTGGGCAGGCTGGGAGGGGGCCCTGCCTTGTACCCTCCTCCTGAAGGGCAGGTATGTAACCCTCTGGACTCTCTTGATCTTGACAACACGCAGCTGGACTTTGTGGCTATTCTGGATGAGGCCCAGGGGCTGAGTCCTCCCCCTTCTCACGATCAGAGGGACAGCTCTGAACACACCCCACCTCCCTCTGGGACCCCCAACATGGCTGTGGGCAACATGAGTGTGTTACTGGGATCCCTGCCTGGGGAGACACAGTTCCTCAATTCTAGTGCTTAA
- the ARHGAP9 gene encoding rho GTPase-activating protein 9 isoform X2 gives MSKAPVYCNLVDLRRCPRSPPSNPVCPPLQRLDAWEQHLDPNSGRCFYINSLTGCKSWKPPRHTRTRETNPGSMEGTQTLNRDNGILQPQAKDEESGPKTSEIFDSQGSPYLCRRTSQLDPGKPSSLQCPRPLPTVLDDPHEVEKSGLLNMTKIAQGGRKLRKNWGPSWVVLAGNSLVFYREPPPTAPSTAWGPAGSRPESSVDLRGAALAHGRHLSSRRHVLHIRTVPGHEFLLQSDQEAELRAWHSALRAVIERLDRENPLEGRLSGSGPAELEELSAGEDEEEESEPVSKSLLRIGGRRSSSRCPETAEQNRVRSKLKRLIAKRPPLQTLQERGLLRDQVFGCQLESLCQREGDTVPSFVRLCIAAVDKRGLDVDGIYRVSGNLAVVQKLRFLVDRERAITSDGRYMFPEQPGQEGRLDLDSAEWDDIHVITGALKLFLRELPQPLVPSLLLPDFRAAIALTESEQCLSQIQELISSMPKPNHDTLRYLLEHLCRVIAHSDKNRMTPHNLGIVFGPTLFRPEQETSDPVAHVLYPGQVVQLMLTNFTRVFP, from the exons ATGTCAAAGGCCCCTGTGTACTGCAACCTGGTGGACCTTCGCCGCTGTCCCCGGTCCCCGCCCTCAAACCCTGTGTGCCCCCCACTGCAGAGGCTGGACGCCTGGGAGCAGCACTTGGACCCCAACTCTGGACGCTGCTTCTACATAAATTCACTGACTGGCTGTAAATCCTGGAAGCCCCCACGCCACACTCGAACCCGAGAGACG AACCCCGGCTCCATGGAGGGGACACAGACCTTGAATAGGGACAATGGTATCCTGCAGCCTCAGGCAAAGGACGAAGAATCTGGTCCCAAGACATCAGAGATTTTTGACTCCCAG GGTTCACCCTACCTCTGCAGACGCACCTCCCAGCTGGACCCCGGCAAGCCTTCATCTTTGCAGTGCCCTCGGCCTCTGCCGACGGTCCTAGATGACCCCCAC GAGGTGGAAAAGTCGGGCTTGCTCAACATGACCAAGATTGCTCAGGGCGGGCGCAAGCTCCG GAAGAACTGGGGCCCCTCTTGGGTGGTATTAGCGGGTAACAGCCTGGTGTTCTACCGAGAACCGCCGCCGACCGCCCCCTCCACTGCCTGG GGACCAGCGGGTAGCCGGCCCGAGAGCAGCGTGGACCTGCGGGGGGCGGCCCTGGCCCACGGCCGCCACCTGTCCAGCCGCCGCCACGTCCTGCAC ATCCGCACGGTCCCGGGCCACGAGTTCCTGCTGCAGTCTGACCAGGAGGCTGAGCTGCGAGCCTGGCACAGCGCGCTGCGGGCGGTCATCGAGCGCCTG GATCGAGAGAACCCCCTGGAGGGGCGTCTGTCAGGCTCGGGACCTGCGGAACTGGAGGAGCTGAGCGCCGGGGAGGACGAGGAAGAGGAGTCGGAACCAGTGTCCAAGTCTCTGCTGCGGATCGGCGGCCGCCGGAGCTCCA GTCGGTGTCCCGAAACAGCGGAGCAGAACCGTGTGCGGAGCAAACTAAAGCGGCTAATCGCCAAGAGACCGCCCTTGCAAACCCTGCAGGAGCGGGGTCTGCTCCGAG ACCAGGTGTTTGGCTGCCAGTTGGAGTCACTGTGCCAGCGGGAGGGAGACACCGTGCCCAGCTTTGTGCGGCTCTGCATTGCTGCTGTGGACAAGAGAG GTCTGGATGTGGATGGCATTTACCGGGTGAGCGGGAACTTGGCAGTGGTCCAGAAGCTTCGCTTCTTGGTGGACAGAG AGCGGGCCATCACTTCCGATGGGAGGTACATGTTTCCGGAACAGCCAGGACAAG AAGGCCGATTAGATTTGGACAGTGCTGAATGGGATGACATCCATGTGATCACGGGAGCCCTGAAACTTTTTCTGAGGGAGCTACCCCAGCCTCTGGTGCCCTCACTACTGCTGCCCGATTTTCGTGCTGCCATTG CCCTCACTGAATCAGAACAGTGCCTCTCTCAAATACAAGAATTAATAAGCTCAATGCCAAAGCCCAACCATGACACTCTGCGGTACCTCCTGGAGcatttatgcag GGTGATAGCACACTCAGACAAGAACCGCATGACCCCCCACAACCTGGGAATTGTGTTTGGACCAACCCTATTTCGGCCAGAGCAGGAGACATCGGATCCAGTGGCCCATGTCCTCTACCCTGGGCAGGTCGTCCAGCTGATGCTCACCAACTTCACCAGAGTCTTTCCCTGA
- the ARHGAP9 gene encoding rho GTPase-activating protein 9 isoform X1: MLSGRWWPSTWGNLGLGSRSPSRGSQLCALYAFTYTGADGRQVSLAEGDRFLLLRKTNSDWWLARRLGAPSTSRPVFVPAAYMIEESSPSHSPTTITPSQSLWTPGPKLFPGSLEEMNLCQEPPGRAQATSEQPPPLPPKMCRSVSVTNLRPSLLKPFRAGPSGRSLSQENLLTETDANMARPQTLMSKAPVYCNLVDLRRCPRSPPSNPVCPPLQRLDAWEQHLDPNSGRCFYINSLTGCKSWKPPRHTRTRETNPGSMEGTQTLNRDNGILQPQAKDEESGPKTSEIFDSQGSPYLCRRTSQLDPGKPSSLQCPRPLPTVLDDPHEVEKSGLLNMTKIAQGGRKLRKNWGPSWVVLAGNSLVFYREPPPTAPSTAWGPAGSRPESSVDLRGAALAHGRHLSSRRHVLHIRTVPGHEFLLQSDQEAELRAWHSALRAVIERLDRENPLEGRLSGSGPAELEELSAGEDEEEESEPVSKSLLRIGGRRSSSRCPETAEQNRVRSKLKRLIAKRPPLQTLQERGLLRDQVFGCQLESLCQREGDTVPSFVRLCIAAVDKRGLDVDGIYRVSGNLAVVQKLRFLVDRERAITSDGRYMFPEQPGQEGRLDLDSAEWDDIHVITGALKLFLRELPQPLVPSLLLPDFRAAIALTESEQCLSQIQELISSMPKPNHDTLRYLLEHLCRVIAHSDKNRMTPHNLGIVFGPTLFRPEQETSDPVAHVLYPGQVVQLMLTNFTRVFP, from the exons ATGCTATCGGGCCGGTGGTGGCCAAGCACCTGGGGAAACTTAGGGCTGGGGTCCCGAAGCCCTTCTCGGGGATCCCAGCTCTGTGCTCTCTATGCCTTCACTTACACTGGGGCAGATGGCCGGCAGGTGTCTTTGGCTGAAGGAGACAGATTCCTACTGCTTCGAAAGACCAACTCAGACTGGTGGTTAGCAAGGCGCCTGGGAGCACCATCCACCTCTCGCCCCGTCTTTGTCCCAGCTGCCTACATGATAGAGGAATCTAGTCCTTCCCACAGCCCAACGACCATCACCCCCAGCCAGTCTCTCTGGACTCCTG GGCCAAAGTTATTTCCTGGCTCTCTGGAGGAGATGAACCTGTGTCAGGAACCCCCAGGCAGAGCCCAGGCTACATCGGAGcagcctcctccccttccccctaaAATGTGTAGAAGTGTCAGTGTTACCAACTTGAGGCCCAGCCTCCTGAAGCCCTTCCGGGCAGGACCAAGTGGAAGATCCCTTTCCCAGGAAAACTTGCTGACAGAGACCGATGCCAACATG GCAAGACCCCAGACCCTCATGTCAAAGGCCCCTGTGTACTGCAACCTGGTGGACCTTCGCCGCTGTCCCCGGTCCCCGCCCTCAAACCCTGTGTGCCCCCCACTGCAGAGGCTGGACGCCTGGGAGCAGCACTTGGACCCCAACTCTGGACGCTGCTTCTACATAAATTCACTGACTGGCTGTAAATCCTGGAAGCCCCCACGCCACACTCGAACCCGAGAGACG AACCCCGGCTCCATGGAGGGGACACAGACCTTGAATAGGGACAATGGTATCCTGCAGCCTCAGGCAAAGGACGAAGAATCTGGTCCCAAGACATCAGAGATTTTTGACTCCCAG GGTTCACCCTACCTCTGCAGACGCACCTCCCAGCTGGACCCCGGCAAGCCTTCATCTTTGCAGTGCCCTCGGCCTCTGCCGACGGTCCTAGATGACCCCCAC GAGGTGGAAAAGTCGGGCTTGCTCAACATGACCAAGATTGCTCAGGGCGGGCGCAAGCTCCG GAAGAACTGGGGCCCCTCTTGGGTGGTATTAGCGGGTAACAGCCTGGTGTTCTACCGAGAACCGCCGCCGACCGCCCCCTCCACTGCCTGG GGACCAGCGGGTAGCCGGCCCGAGAGCAGCGTGGACCTGCGGGGGGCGGCCCTGGCCCACGGCCGCCACCTGTCCAGCCGCCGCCACGTCCTGCAC ATCCGCACGGTCCCGGGCCACGAGTTCCTGCTGCAGTCTGACCAGGAGGCTGAGCTGCGAGCCTGGCACAGCGCGCTGCGGGCGGTCATCGAGCGCCTG GATCGAGAGAACCCCCTGGAGGGGCGTCTGTCAGGCTCGGGACCTGCGGAACTGGAGGAGCTGAGCGCCGGGGAGGACGAGGAAGAGGAGTCGGAACCAGTGTCCAAGTCTCTGCTGCGGATCGGCGGCCGCCGGAGCTCCA GTCGGTGTCCCGAAACAGCGGAGCAGAACCGTGTGCGGAGCAAACTAAAGCGGCTAATCGCCAAGAGACCGCCCTTGCAAACCCTGCAGGAGCGGGGTCTGCTCCGAG ACCAGGTGTTTGGCTGCCAGTTGGAGTCACTGTGCCAGCGGGAGGGAGACACCGTGCCCAGCTTTGTGCGGCTCTGCATTGCTGCTGTGGACAAGAGAG GTCTGGATGTGGATGGCATTTACCGGGTGAGCGGGAACTTGGCAGTGGTCCAGAAGCTTCGCTTCTTGGTGGACAGAG AGCGGGCCATCACTTCCGATGGGAGGTACATGTTTCCGGAACAGCCAGGACAAG AAGGCCGATTAGATTTGGACAGTGCTGAATGGGATGACATCCATGTGATCACGGGAGCCCTGAAACTTTTTCTGAGGGAGCTACCCCAGCCTCTGGTGCCCTCACTACTGCTGCCCGATTTTCGTGCTGCCATTG CCCTCACTGAATCAGAACAGTGCCTCTCTCAAATACAAGAATTAATAAGCTCAATGCCAAAGCCCAACCATGACACTCTGCGGTACCTCCTGGAGcatttatgcag GGTGATAGCACACTCAGACAAGAACCGCATGACCCCCCACAACCTGGGAATTGTGTTTGGACCAACCCTATTTCGGCCAGAGCAGGAGACATCGGATCCAGTGGCCCATGTCCTCTACCCTGGGCAGGTCGTCCAGCTGATGCTCACCAACTTCACCAGAGTCTTTCCCTGA
- the GLI1 gene encoding zinc finger protein GLI1 isoform X1 gives MFNSMTPPPVSSYGEPCCLRPLPSQGAPSMGTEGLPGLPFCHQATLMPGPHSYGPAREANSCAEVPLFPPPRSAVKLTKKRALSISPLSDASLDLQTVIRTSPSSLVAFINSRCASPGGSYGHLSIGTMSPSLGFSPQMNHQKGTSPSFGVQPCGPHDPTQGGMMPHPQSQGPLPTCQLKSELGVLVNKCPEEPLEGDMSSPNSTSTQDPLLGMLDGREDLEREEKPEPDSVYETDCRWDGCSQEFDSQEQLVHHINSEHIHGERKEFVCHWGGCSRELRPFKAQYMLVVHMRRHTGEKPHKCTFEGCRKSYSRLENLKTHLRSHTGEKPYMCEHEGCSKAFSNASDRAKHQNRTHSNEKPYVCKLPGCTKRYTDPSSLRKHVKTVHGPDAHVTKRHRGDGPLPRAPALSSVEPKRERDGGPIREESRLTVPEGAMKPQPSPGAQSSCSSDHSPAGSAANTDSGVEMTGNAGGSTEDLSSLDEGPCLAGTGLSTLRRLENLRLDQLHQFRPMGPRGLKLPSLTHTGTPGSRRLGPPVSLDHRSSSSSSVSSAYTVSRRSSLASPFPPGSPPENGASSLPGLTPAQHYLLRARYASARGGGTPPTAAPSLDRTGALPAPPWRSRAEYPGYNPNVGVTRRASDPARSVDRPAPARVQRFKSLGCVHSPPTVVGQNFDPQLPTSVYSPQPPSITENVSMDTRGLREEPEVGTSMMGSGLNPYMDFPPADTLGYGGPEAAAAEPYGARGPGSLPLGPGPPTNYGPSPCPPQVPYSEPTPETWSEFPSHSGLYSGPKAPAGAYSQCPRLEHYGQVQVKPEQGCPVGSDTTGLAPCLNAHPNEGPPRSQPLFSHYPQPPPPQYPQSGSYTQPSPDYLPSEARPGLDFESPTHSTGHLKAQLVCNYVQSQQELLWEGGGRGDPPVQEPLYQSPKFLGGSQVSSSPAKAPVATYGPGFAPNMPNHKPGSYPTPSCHENFAVGANKASHRAAAPPRLLPPLPACYGPLKAGGTNPSCGHPEVGRLGGGPALYPPPEGQVCNPLDSLDLDNTQLDFVAILDEAQGLSPPPSHDQRDSSEHTPPPSGTPNMAVGNMSVLLGSLPGETQFLNSSA, from the exons ATGTTCAACTCGATGACCCCACCACCAGTCAGTAGCTATGGCGAGCCCTGTTGTCTCCGGCCCCTCCCCAGTCAGGGGGCCCCCAGTATGGGGACAGAAG GACTGCCAGGCCTGCCCTTCTGCCATCAGGCCACCCTCATGCCCGGCCCCCACAGCTATGGGCCAGCCAGAGAAGCCAACAGCTGCGCAGAGG TGCCACTGTTTCCTCCTCCCCGGAGTGCAGTCAAATTGACCAAGAAGCGGGCACTCTCCATCTCCCCTCTGTCAGACGCCAGCCTGGACCTGCAGACAGTTATCCGCACCTCGCCCAGCTCCCTTGTGGCCTTCATCAACTCACGCTGTGCATCTCCGGGAGGTTCCTATGGTCACCTCTCCATCGGCACCATGAG cccatctctgggattctcacCCCAGATGAACCACCAGAAAGGGACCTCGCCTTCTTTTGGGGTCCAGCCCTGTGGTCCCCATGACCCCACGCAGGGTGGGATGATGCCGCATCCTCAGTCCCAGGGACCCCTCCCAACTTGCCAG CTGAAGTCTGAGCTGGGTGTGCTGGTTAACAAGTGCCCAGAGGAGCCCTTGGAAGGTGATATGTCCAGTCCCAACTCCACGAGCACACAG GATCCACTGCTGGGGATGCTGGATGGGCGGGAGGAcctagagagagaagagaagcctGAGCCTGACTCTGTGTATGAGACTGACTGTCGCTGGGATGGCTGCAGTCAGGAATTTGACTCCCAGGAGCAGCTGGTGCAT CACATCAACAGTGAGCACATCCATGGAGAGCGGAAGGAGTTCGTGTGCCATTGGGGGGGCTGCTCCAGGGAGCTGAGGCCCTTCAAAGCCCAGTACATGCTGGTGGTGCACATGCGCAGACACACGGGCGAGAAGCCACATAAGTGCACG TTTGAGGGGTGCCGGAAGTCATACTCACGCCTGGAAAATCTGAAGACACACCTGCGGTCACACACTGGTGAGAAGCCATACATGTGTGAGCACGAGGGCTGCAGTAAAGCCTTCAGCAATGCCAGTGACCGAGCCAAGCATCAGAATCGGACCCACTCCAATGAG AAGCCCTACGTGTGTAAGCTCCCTGGCTGCACCAAACGCTACACAGATCCCAGCTCGCTCAGGAAACATGTCAAGACAGTACACGGTCCTGATGCCCACGTGACCAAGCGGCACCGAGGAGACGGCCCCCTGCCCCGGGCACCGGCTCTTTCCTCAGTGGAGCCCAAGAGGGAGCGGGATGGAGGCCCCATTAGGGAGGAGAGCAGACTGACTGTGCCGGAGGGTGCCATG AAGCCACAGCCGAGCCCTGGGGCCCAGTCGTCCTGCAGCAGTGACCACTCCCCAGCAGGCAGCGCGGCCAATACAGACAGTGGTGTGGAAATGACTGGAAATGCAGGGGGCAGCACGGAGGACCTGTCCAGCTTGGACGAGGGGCCTTGCCTTGCGGGAACTGGGCTGTCTACTCTTCGCCGCCTTGAGAACCTCAGGCTGGACCAGCTACATCAGTTCCGGCCGATGGGGCCCCGGGGCCTCAAACTGCCCAGCTTGACCCACACCG GCACTCCTGGCTCTCGCCGTCTGGGCCCCCCGGTATCTCTTGACCACcgcagcagcagctccagcagTGTCAGTTCAGCCTATACTGTCAGCCGCCGGTCCTCCCTTGCCTCCCCTTTCCCCCCCGGTTCCCCACCAGAGAATGGGGCATCCTCCCTGCCTGGCCTCACGCCTGCCCAGCACTACCTGCTCCGGGCCAGATATGCTTCAGCCAGGGGAGGTGGCACCCCTCCCACTGCAGCACCCAGCCTGGATCGGACAGGGGCTCTTCCTGCACCTCCCTGGAGAAGCCGAGCTGAGTATCCAGGATACAACCCTAACGTAGGGGTCACCCGGAGGGCCAGTGACCCAGCCCGGTCGGTTGACCGCCCTGCCCCAGCCAGAGTCCAGCGGTTCAAGAGTTTGGGCTGTGTCCACAGCCCCCCTACAGTGGTAGGACAGAACTTCGATCCCCAACTCCCAACCTCTGTCTACTCACCACAGCCCCCCAGCATCACTGAGAATGTCTCCATGGATACCAGAGGGCTTCGGGAGGAGCCAGAGGTTGGGACCTCCATGATGGGCAGTGGTCTGAACCCCTATATGGACTTTCCACCTGCCGATACTCTGGGATATGGAGGGCCTGAGGCAGCAGCAGCTGAGCCTTATGGAGCTAGAGGGCCCGGCTCCCTGCCTCTTGGGCCTGGCCCACCCACCAACTATGGCCCCAGCCCCTGTCCCCCGCAGGTTCCCTATTCTGAACCAACCCCAGAAACATGGAGTGAGTTCCCGTCCCACTCTGGGCTCTACTCAGGCCCCAAGGCTCCAGCTGGAGCCTACAGCCAGTGTCCTCGTCTTGAACATTATGGACAAGTGCAAGTGAAGCCAGAACAGGGGTGCCCCGTGGGTTCTGACACCACAGGACTGGCACCCTGCCTCAATGCCCACCCCAATGAGGGGCCTCCACGCTCACAGCCTCTGTTCTCCCACTACCCacagcctccccctccccagtaTCCCCAGTCAGGTTCCTATACCCAGCCATCTCCTGATTATCTGCCTTCAGAAGCCAGGCCCGGCCTGGATTTCGAGTCCCCCACTCATTCTACAGGACACCTCAAGGCGCAGCTTGTGTGTAATTATGTTCAGTCTCAACAGGAGCTGCtgtgggagggtgggggcaggggagacccCCCAGTCCAAGAACCTCTCTATCAGAGTCCCAAGTTTCTGGGGGGTTCCCAGGTCAGCTCAAGCCCTGCCAAGGCCCCAGTGGCCACATATGGACCTGGCTTTGCACCTAATATGCCCAATCACAAGCCAGGCTCCTATCCTACCCCTTCATGCCATGAAAATTTTGCAGTAGGGGCCAACAAAGCTTCCCATAGGGCAGCAGCACCACCCCGACTTCTACCCCCACTACCAGCTTGCTATGGGCCCCTCAAGGCAGGGGGCACCAATCCCAGCTGTGGCCATCCTGAGGTGGGCAGGCTGGGAGGGGGCCCTGCCTTGTACCCTCCTCCTGAAGGGCAGGTATGTAACCCTCTGGACTCTCTTGATCTTGACAACACGCAGCTGGACTTTGTGGCTATTCTGGATGAGGCCCAGGGGCTGAGTCCTCCCCCTTCTCACGATCAGAGGGACAGCTCTGAACACACCCCACCTCCCTCTGGGACCCCCAACATGGCTGTGGGCAACATGAGTGTGTTACTGGGATCCCTGCCTGGGGAGACACAGTTCCTCAATTCTAGTGCTTAA